Part of the Alteracholeplasma palmae J233 genome, TCTAACCATGCAGCATTTTCTTTTTCTAAAACTTGCATAATTTTTATATCAGGTTGTAATCTTTTAGGAATTAACTTGTCTGAATTAGAACTTACATCTCTACCAAATATAAGTTTGAACAGAATCTGTGAAGTAATAAAAAATGCTAATAAACTGACTAATATACCTACGGTTACATAAATTGCTGTCATAATTGCTTAATATTCCTCCGTTGTGTTTATTAGTCTTATTATAAGACAAATTATTTTTTTTTCAAAATATTTGAATATGAAAAAAGATACAATTATATTTTTATTATAATCGTATCTATCATTTTCAGTTAGACAAATGCTTTACCAAATACGTCATTTACGTTTTCTACTGGAATAATTTCTAAGACATTTCTTACTTCTTCTGGAATATCTTCAATGTCTCTTACATTATCTTTTGGAATTAAAATAGTATTTAGACCACTTCTATGTGCAGCGATTGCTTTTTCTTTTAATCCACCAATTGGTAAGACATAACCTCTTAGTGTAATTTCACCAGTCATTCCTAAATCTTTTCTGACATATTTATGGCTAACGGCTGACATAATAGCAGTTGCCATAGTAATACCTGCAGATGGACCGTCTTTTGGAATTGCACCTTCTGGCACGTGAACGTGGAAATCATTTTCATTAAATATTTGAGAATCAATATTAAATTCTGCAGCATGTGATTTTACAAAGCTTAGTGCTGTAATTGCACTTTCTTTCATCACATCGCCTAATTTACCGGTTAAAACAAGTTGTCCTTTACCTTTGTAATAAGTAACTTCAACTGGTAATGTGTCTCCACCAAATGCTGTATAAGCTAATCCGGTTGCTACACCAATTTGTTGTTTTTCATCAGCTAAGTTATGAACAAATCTTGGTTTTCCAATATAATTTTCAATGTTTTGTCTAGTAATTCCAACTGATGTTGCTTTTTTCATTAAGATTTCTTTAACAACTTTTCTAATAAGAGCACCAATGTATCTATTTAATTCACGAACACCAGCTTCTCTTGTGTAGTGTCTAACAATAAAGTATAAACTTTCTTCATCAATTGTAAATTCCTTTTCAGTGATTCCGTGAGCTTTTAATTGTTTTTTCAATAAGTGTTGTCTTGCGATTTCTACTTTTTCATGTTCTGTGTATGAACTTAATTCAACAATTTCCATTCTATCTCTTAATGGAGCTGGAACGTTTTCAAGGTAATTTGCAGTTGTAATAAATAATACTTGAGATAAATCGTAAGATTCTTCTAAATAGTGGTCACTAAATTTAGAATTTTGTTCTGGATCTAGAACTTCTAACATAGCTGAAGCTGGATCTCCTTTGTAATCAGATGCCATTTTATCAATTTCATCTAATAAAAATACTGGATTAACTGTTCCTGCATCTTTCATTCCTTTTAGAATTCTACCAGGCATAGCTCCAACATAAGTACGTCTGTGTCCTCTTATTTCAGATTCATCTTTAACTCCACCAAGAGATTGTTTAACAAACTTACGTCCTAAACTTTCAGCAATTGATGTAGCTAATGAAGTTTTACCTACTCCTGGAGGCCCTGCAAGACATAAAATGGTTTGTGGATTTTTACCAGTCATCATTTTAACTGCTAAGTATTCAATAATTCTATCTTTAACTTTTTCTAGTCCATAGTGATTTTCATCTAATTTTTGTTGAACTTTTTCTAAATCATTTAAATCCTTACTTGCTTTTTTCCATGGTAATGCAACTAAAAAATCCAAATAAGTTTTAATAATTGTTGATTCTGCCATAGCAGATGGAGTAGATTGATATCTTGATAACTCTTGTAAAGCTTTTTCCTCAATTTCTTTAGGCATCTTAGCTTTTTTAATTTGTTCTCTTAATTCTTCAATTTCGTCTTCTTTTTTAGCTTTGTCACCTAATTCATTTTGAATAGCACGCATTTTTTCTCTTAAGTAGTACTCTTTTTGACTTTCATCAATAGAGCGCTTAACATCTTCATTAATACGTTGTTCTAAATCAGCAATCATAGCTTGTTTATGGATATCTTCTAAAATAAGTTTTAATCTAACATTTAAATTAAGTTCACTTAAGTATTTATATTTTTCTTGATCTGCTATTTTAAGATTATAAGCAATCATATCAGCAACTTTATCTGATGTAAGACCGTTTTGAATTTGTTCTATGACAGTTGATCCATTTTGTAACATTTGACTTGGGTTATTAACTAACTCTTGTGCAATCATCTTCACTAAAGTTAATTCCTCATCAACATCACCTTGTATAGTTTGGACTTCTTCATAGTCAGCCACAAAATATGGATCAGTTAAAAAGTATTCTTTTACTTTAACACGTGAAACAATATTAAATTTAACTTTATAATTATTATTAGGAAGTTTAATTTTCATTGCTACTTTGGCTAAAACTCCATAAGCTTCAATATCCTCAATAGTTGGATTTTCAATTAGTGGATTTTTTTGTACTAAAACTAGTACATACGATCCAAATCCTTTTTCAGCTTCTTCTACTGCTTTTAGGGATAATTTACGGCCTACTTCAATTCTAAAATCATTATTTGGTATTGGTACAACGCCACGCACTACAACAGCCGGTAAACTTTTTTGTATTTCTTCCATGTTTTCACATCCCTTCGACTTTCTAGTTACTATTATAGCATGTTATAAATAATTTGCAATCAATATGATAGAGTGCCAATTACTTTTTTTGCTATTTTTGTAAAAATAAGGGAACAATTAAGTTCCCTTTAAGTTTTATTACTTTTGAACTGCTGAATCAACCATAAAGTCTACTGCTTTTTGGAAAACAACATCTCTTTCAACTAGGTCATTTGTTACATATTTTTTAATTTCTTCAAGTGACATATTATATTGATTAGCAAGACTTTCGTATCTTTCACTTAATTCTTGTTCTGTTGCTTTTAAAGCTTCTTTTTTACCAACAGCTTCAATTACTAATGATTGATTAACGCGTTTTGTCGCTTGTTCTAATGCTTGTTGTTCAAATATTTCTTTTGTTAATCCAGATAATTGAATAAATGTATCTAAATCTAATTGATATTGTTTAGCTTGTGCTTCAACATTTTGTTTGAAGTAATCAATTTCAGTATCAATCATTTCTTTTGGAACATCTACTTTAGCATTAGCAACTGCTTTATCAATTACTTCATCAATTAATTGATTTTTCGCTTGTGCAGCTTTATTAGTTTCTAATGATTTTCTGATTTCTGCATTTAATGCTTCAACAGTTTCTACATTTGGACGGTTTAAAGTTTTAACCCATTCATCTGTAAGTTCAGCACCTTTTTTAACTTTAATTTCATGTAAAGTTACTTTAAATACTGCTTTTTTACCTGCTAAATTTTCTGCATGGTATTCTGTAGGGAATGTTACATCAACATCTTTACTAGCACCTACTTCTAAGCCAACCATTCCTTCTTCAAATCCTGGAATAAATTGACCTGATCCGATTTCTAAACTAAAGTTTTCTGCTTTACCACCATCAAATGCTTCACCATCTACAAATCCTTCAAAATCAAAAATTGCAGTGTCTCCATTTTCAAGGCTACCAGTTTCTTTTACTTCTAAGACTGCGTTTTGTTCTAATAAAGCTTTAACTTCTTTTTCAACATCAGCATCTGTTACAGTTGCATCGACTTTAGCAACTTCTAACCCTTTATATTGTCCTAATTCAACTTCTGGTTTAATTGCTACTTCTAATGCAAAGCTAAATGATTCTTCACGTTTAATACTTGCAAAGTCTAAGTCAACAACTTGAGGTTGTCCAACAACTTCGATTTCTTTATTGCTTAATACTTCATCAAATTTATGACCAATTACATGGTTTAAAGCATCTTCATATAAACTTTCAACACCAAATTTTTGTTCAAATATATTTCTTGGAACGTGACCTTTTCTAAATCCTTTTACTTCTACAGTTTCTTTTGCATGGTCAAATGCATGGTCTAAACCGTGTTCAAATTCTGCTGGTGTAACATCAAATGTTACTTTAACACGGTTATTACTTATTTTTTCTAATTTCATCAAATGAATCCTCCTTGTATATTTACGTTTTTAATTATAACATAGTTTTTAAAAGAAAAAAGAAATATATTCCTAAAACTTCAAAACTAATGATATAATAGTTAGAGAGACAATAAATGAGGGCATTTTATGTATAAAATAATTGAAGTAACAAACAAAAGATTAGGAAAAAAGTTTACTGATTTTCCAAATATCTTGTATAAAAACAACGAAAACTATGTACCTGCACTAAGTGCAGATGAAAATACTGTTTTCAATCCAAAGAAAAATCCAGTACATGAGTATTGTGAAAGTATTAGATTTCTTGCGTTAGATGAAAATAATAAAATTGTTGGAAGAATTGCAGGCATCATTAACCATAAGTTTAATGATGCTAAAAATGAGAAAGTATTACGTTTTTCTAGATTAGATATGATAGATGATATCAAAGTCACTGAACTTTTATTTGATACCGTTATAAAATGGGGTAAAGCTAAAGGGATGTCAACAATCATAGGACCTATTGGTTTTACAGACTTAGACCTTCAAGGTCTTTTAGTAGAAGGATTCAATGAATTTGGTTCTTTTATTACTATTTATAATGATTCATATTATATGCACCATCTTGAAAGACTTGGTTTTGTAAAAGATGTTGACTGGCTTGAAAAGAAAATTAAATGGCCAACTGAAGTGCCTGAAAAAATAAAAAAAGGTGCTGAAATTGTACAAAAGCGTTATGGCTATAGAGTTGTTAAACCTACTTCTAGAAAAGATGCTTTAATCAAAGCTGATATCGCTTTTGGCGTATATAATAAGGCTTTTAATGACTTATATGGTTTCTTCCCAATTTCTGAAAAAGTAAAACACTACTATCTTAAACAAGTAGCGCTCATTTTACAATTAGATTATATTTGGTTTATTTATGATAAAACAGATGAAATTGTAGGGTTTGGTGTCATGATGCCATCGCTTGCTGCAGCTAGCAAAAAAAATAATGGTAAGCTTATTCCATTTGGCTGGCTAAGAATCTTAAAAGCACTTAAAAAGCATGATGTAATTGATTTTTACTTTATTGCAGTTGATCCAAAACACCAAGGAAAAGGTGTAGCAACACTTATTTTAAATGATGGTATTATTGTTGGAAATAAACACAATGTTAAATATGCCGAAACTGGTCCTGAATTAGAAGAAAATCATGCAATACATGCACAGTGGAAAGCATTTGATGTCGATGAACATAAAAGACGTCGCTGTTATAAAAAAGCTATGTAAAAAAAATTAAGACTATACTTAGATTAATTCTAAATATAGTCTTTTTTTATGATATTTAATCAAATGATTTCAAACTAGTCAGCATATCTATTTTACCAATTCTAGTTGACATTAATAAATTAATAATAAGATTGAGTCCAAATGTGATACCTCCAGATAATAGATAACTACTTAAATATACTGTTCTGTCAAACATAACAATATCTACTTCTGCTGAAACAATAATATAAATAGATAAAATATAACCAAAAACTGATCCAACAAGAATACTGAGCAAACTTGTAATAATATTTTCTCTTATCACATAAGCAACAAGTTCTTTCTGATAAAAGCCTAGTACTTTTAGAGTAGCTAGTTCTTTACTTCTTTCTGCCAAAGTCATAGAAACTAATGTAACAATCACAAAGGTTGCTAATAACATTGCAGAAATAATGACTACTAAGATAACTACATTTAATGATTCCATTTGTTTTTCATAAAGTTCTAACATCTCTTTTGTTCTCGCAATAGAGACAACACTTGGTGTGTTTAATAAATCTTTTGTTACTGTTTCATTATCAAATTTATCATCTATTTTTATAAATATTGTATTTAAAAGAGGTGTTTCTTTTGTTACTTCTTTATAATAATCAAGGCTCATAAAACCATAGTGATATAAATAGTTTTCACTTATACCTTTTACTTTAAGTGAGACAACTTTATTGTTAATCGTTAGTTCAAAGTTATCTTGTACTTTTAGTTTTAATAGATTAGCCATTTTTTGGGTAATGATGATACCCTCATCATTTGTTTGGCTTGTTAAATTTTGGGTAATCATTTCAGTTAAAGGCACTTCTTTTTCATCAGGTGTAGGTGCTTTTAAATCTACATAAATAACAACTGGATTAATTGCTTGATTAGTCATAAAATTAGTTGTAAAAGCATATACTGGATTATAACTATCGATATATTCTTTGTTATTTAATGCATTTTTTAGATTTGATTCTTCTACATTTAAAGTATTAATTCTAAAATCATATTGTTCAATTTCATAGAATTGTTTTTTTGGAATTGCATTAACTGATTCTCTTAATGAGAAACCTGTCATAATTAATCCCATACATCCAGCAAGTCCTAGTAACATCATTAAAAATCGTGATTTTGACCTGAATAAATTTCTAAAAGAAACTTTATATAAAAAACTAAGGCGATTCCAAATAAAGCCAACTTTTTCTAATAAAATACGTTTTCCTGCTTTAGGGGTTTTCATTCTTAATAACTCTGAAGTCTTAACAGCTGCCAAAGTATAACCTTTGATATAGGCAATCACTACACTTGAAAAAATCGCTATGATTGTTGGAAAGACTAAAAAAGTTATTTCAAATGATATGATAATATCTGGCATTTCATAAAGAATTCTATAAGCGTCATAAATAATCTTAGGAAGAATGATATACCCTAGTATAGATCCCATAATAAGTCCTAAAATAAGAGATAATAAAGGAATAGGTATAAATCTCATTGCAATCTTATTTGAACTATATCCAAGTGATTTATAAATACCACTTTGGTTTCTTTCCTCATCTACCATTCTAGTAACCGAATTAAAAGTAACAAGTGCAGCTACTAAGAAAAATATTAATGGAAAAACTGTTCCGATTGCTGTAATGCGGTCTGAATCATCATAAAAAGCTGAATAACCTATGATTTTACTTGTTCTAGGTTGAACTAAATAAGTATCATCTTTATTTTGTTTTTCTAATTCTTCTTTATATTGATTAATAGCCAACTGATAATCATTCTCATAACTTTTTTCTTTAGTTAAATTAGAATATTTAAGTCTAATATCTGTATAAAACTTTCCTAAAGGCTTAAATAATTCTTCATTCAAATTACCTTCAGGCATATAAATATACCCTGATAGCTTACCATCTAATAAATCAGTGGTACCTCTATCTACATTAATAAATAATGCTGAGTGTATAAACCCAGAAACTTTAAATTCCTTTTCTTCAAAAATGACGATATCAGTTCCTAAAAAGGTCATTTGTTTAGTTTTAATTTTTATAGAATCATTTAATTTAATATTGTGTACTAAAGCATATTGATTATCTAATAAGATTTCATTTTTTGATCCCGGTACTTTTCCTTCAAGTAATACAGTATCATTTTTTGTTACTTCATTAATTTCAATTAAGGTTACTACATCTTCATATTCGCTAATAAAATCAAGTTGAAAGATTCCTGTTGCCTCTATTGTCTCATTTTGAAATTTTTCTATATCACTTTTAAAGAAAGGAAAGCTTGTGGCTTTTAAGTTTAAATCAAATAGATTGCTTTCTTTATAATAGGTATCTCCTGTTTGTTTCATGTTATATCCAGTAACAGAAATACCTATATAAAAACCAACTCCTAAAGCTAAAATAAGAGCTATAGATAAAATAAGCAGGCTTCTTTTCTTAATCATTCTAAAAACATCTTTTAAATAAGATTTCATGATATCACCACGCAATATCTTTAATATCTTTTGGTTCTTGGGTTACTTGAGAAAAAACTTTACCATTAACAATTCTAATCACTCTATCAGCAAGTTCAGCAATCACTTGGTTATGAGTAATAACAATCACCGTCATTTGTTCTTCTTTTGCCAATTGCTTTAATAAGAGTAAAACAGTTTTACCAGTATTTGTATCAAGGGCACCAGTTGGTTCATCGCATAATAGTAATTTAGGATTTTTAGCAACAGCACGAGCGATTGCTACTCTTTGTTGTTCTCCACCTGATAACTGAGCAGGAAAATTATTCATTCTGTCAGACAGTCCAACTATTTTTAATACATCTTTAGGTCTTTTCGCATTTGGAGAGATTTGGGTAGCTAGTTCTACATTTTCTAGTGCTGTTAGATTTTGAATTAAATTATAATTTTGAAAAACAAATCCAACATCTTCTCTTCTATATTGTGTTAAAGTCTTTTCTTTTTTCTTATTAATGATCACTTCATCTATGATAATACTACCACTTGTTAATTCATCCATACCACCTAATATATTAAGTAAAGTAGTTTTACCTGCTCCAGAAGGCCCTAAAATAACTACAAACTCGCCTTTATTAATAGTAAAATCAACACCATTTAAGGCATTAATTTCTATTTGCCCAACTTTATAACTTTTTTTAATCTCTTTAGCATCTATGTAAGCCATATTATCCCTCCAATGCCTTATTCTTTAATCTATTAATGACAGTAATAGCCTTTTGATATATGATTAACATTTTTTCTTCTCTTACTTGAGTTAAAAAATCTGGTATTTTAATCCATTTAATATCACTATTTTCATCTGGTTTGATTGCTATTTCTTCACTTTCATCGGCTTCAAAAAAATAAGTTAAATTCATATGGATATGTTTCTTAATAAACTTTCCACTTTTATAATGATCATCTACTTGTATATTATCTAACATGAGTGGTTTTTCTGATAATAGTTTGATATTTTTAAGATTACTTTCTTCTAATGCTTCTTTTTGAGCTACTCTTAAAAAATCTGAATCCCCATCACAATGTCCACCAAGCCAAGACCATGATTGAAAAATAAGATGATAAGCAAATAAAACTTTAGTTTTATCTTTATTAAGAATAATGGCAGAGGAAGTAAAGTGTGCTTTTTCATTAGTTCTATAAAAAGCATCTTCATTGTTTTCTAAAAATTTGATCATTACTTCTTTATCTTCTGCTTCTTGTTTATTTGTAGGAACATAACTATTAAGTATGTTTGATGTCATATAGTTTCAACCAACTTTTTTCTATAATTTTCATAGAAGAAATAATATTCTGATAAGATTCCTTTATATTTTTCATTCCATGGTTTATTTTTACCGTAATAATGAATGATACATGAATTTTTATTTACCCAATCTAAATCTATTTTATTTGCTTTTCCAAAATTATGTTTCATTAATGCTCTATCACTTAAATTATATAATAAATGATCAACAAGCTTAACTTTATTGCCATAAAGTGCATTTAAGACGTCTTGATCTGGTAAAAATAGTGTTTTATCATGCTTGATAATGTATTCATTTAAAAGGTCGATATCTTGATTTTTTCTTAAACCTTCAACATTAATCAATAAAACTCCAGTATTAAGGTAGTGTGAATCATACGTTGCTTTATTTTTTATATTATTAAATTTTGTTAGTGCTTTTTTTATATTTGTTGAACCAATAAAAAACTTATCTTCAAAATTAAGTTTATATAGATGTCTTAAATTTTTTATAACAATAGTATCAACATCTAAGTATAAAATTCTATCTACATCATCTTTCAAATAGCACTTAGCAAAGAGTCGATAATAGATTTCTTGTGGGTATCTATAAGTTGTTTTTGCATTTTCTAGAACGTCATTAGTGTAGGAATAAAATGTATACTTATAATGTCCTGATAATTCTTTTTTAAGTATTTCTAAGTCTTCTTCTACAATATCATTACTAACAATATGAAAATGCATCTGGTCATTTTTATGATGCTTTCCAATCGATAATAAGCATGTAAATAGAAGATTGATGTATTTTTTGTTTAAAGTAAATAAGATATTCAATGTGTTCATTCTCCCCGTACTATTTTACTATTTGATCTAAAAATTTATTTATTTATTTATTTATTTAATGATTCCAATTCTAAAAAGTGTTGCTTATTTTCTATTCCTGAACTAAAGCCACCTAATTTTTTATTCTTATATAAAATTCTGTGACATGGAACAACTAATAATAAAGGGTTTTTACCAATGGCATTTGCTGCAGCTCTTACCTTATTTTTATCTCCAAGAGACTCAGCTATTGTTTGGTAAGATGTAGTTGTTCCATATGGAATTTTAAGTAATTCATTCCAAACATTTTTTTGAAAATCGGTTCCAATCATATGGATTTTAAAGGTAAATTCTTTTCTTTTCCCTAATAAATATTCATTTAATTGTTGGATTACTTCTTTGAATTGTGTTAAATCTGTTGTTTTTATACTTTCTTTAAATTCTTTTTCAACAGGGGTTAATATATCGATATATGTAATTCCAACTGAATCTTTTGCTATATAAAAAGTATAGTTATGAATCTTTGTTTCTATATGTATCATTTAAACTCCTTATGAAAAAATACCCTTAAAGGATATTTTATTTATTTGATTGAATAAACTCTTTTGCGTGAATTAAATAAGTGATTAATTCACATACAGGTGTTTTGATACCATTTTTTCTACCAAGATCAGCAATCGCACCATTGAGATAATCAATTTCAGTTAATCGTTTATTTTTCATGTCTTGGTATAAAGAAGGGTAATGATTTCTTTTATTTCCTGTAAATAAATTAGTAATGATAGTTTCTACATAATTTCTATCATAATCTATGCCCTCTTTAATCGCAACAGCTTGTATTTCATCAAGAATTAATTGAGTTATCTTGTCATGATCAGAAAAATCACCATACCCACCAATATTTGTATCAATGAGTGTTGTCATTGTATTAATAACACAATTTAAGGATACTTTATGCCAAATTGAACTAAATACTTTTTTTGATAATTCTGAGAATAGTTCTGCTTGATTTAAAACTTCAATGATTTCATTTTTCTTTTTATCATCTGAGTCTTCTAGTAGCATTAATTCAATTAAGCCGCTGCCATGTCCAATTACATTTCCTGGTCCATTTAATCCAGCAGAAAATCTGGTTGCCCCTAAAAAGATATGTTTTTTATCAAGATAATTGACAAGCACTTTATCATGCCCTAATCCATTTAAAAGGCATAAAATATAAGTATCTTTTGTAATAACTTTTTTAATACTTTGAAGCATGCTATCTAGTTGCATTGATTTTGTAAATAAAATAATAAAATCAAAAGTGCCCTCTACTTCTTCAGGGTAGGCAATTGGTATATTAAATTGGCCTAAGTATTGTCCATCTTGAGTGACTGAAAGACCATCTTTTCTAATTTTTTCAACATGTTCTTTCCATGTATCTACTAATAAAACATCGTTTCCACTTTTTTGAAGCATATAACCAAATCTTGATCCCATTGCTCCAGCACCGGCTACTAATATTTTCATAATTTCAACTCCTAATCTATCTTAATTATACACTATATTGTAACTATTGTGATAGTTTAGTTTACTTACACTATCATATAAGTTAGTATTTAGTTCTAAAAAACAATAGCTTTAACATAGTATTTTAAATTTTATTAGTAAGAAAAGACCCTATAATTATTTAAAAACCACCTATTCCTAGATGGTCAAATACTGTTAAAAGTTCTTGTTTTATTTATCTAAATAGCCTACTGCAAAATCAACTATTTTTTTAAATTGATATAGCTTTGTCTCAGCTAAGCCAAGCGTGATAGTATTTACTTTATGTTTTTTTAAAAATTCAGTCTCAATTTCTACAAATTGATCGCTATCATATGCTTTATCTTCGTATGTAACCCATTGTCTTTTATTGTCTATGTTCATAGCACATCCTGAAGTTTCTTTAACTTTATATTTAGTTGAAAGAGCTTCTGCTAAGTGTAATGATGTATTTGTAGTAGCATCTGTTCCTATCATGAGTATTTTAACATCATCTAAGTTATAAAGGGCTCCAAGAGGTGTTTGCATACCAAATTTTGGAGTTAAAACGTGTGTCTTTACTATTTTCTTTGCATGAAATCCAAAAGCTGCAAATGAAACTTGAGGATGGCTTGATCTTTCAGTACCAGGGTAATTTCTAATATATTCTGCAAATTTCCCCATACTTCTAGTAGGAGTAGTCTTTTTATCATATGCTGGAATTAATTCTCTTATTTTATCATGCCAAGATTCAGGGACAGCTGGATTTTGCCAATTTTTAGGATCTGAATTATCCATTGTTTGTGTAGGTACTATGATTGTCCCTAAAGCACCTACTACTTTTAAGATTGCTTTAAATAAAGTTTCTATACCGCCTATAACATATCCAATTTTTGATAATGAGGCATGTACGATAACAGTGTCACCTTGATAAAGTCCTAGTTTTTTTAAAGATTCAACAAGCGTGTCAATTGTTTGAGGTTCACTTGTATTTTTAATCATTTCATTTAATATCATATCTGATTTTATACTAAAAATAGTATATTCCTTCCATGTTTATATATTAACTATTGTACTTGAATTTTTTAAGATTGCAAATAACAATATACTTAAATCTATAAAAAAGAGTGCTATGAGCACTCTAATTTATCTATTTTATTTTTTGTCT contains:
- the lon gene encoding endopeptidase La, translated to MEEIQKSLPAVVVRGVVPIPNNDFRIEVGRKLSLKAVEEAEKGFGSYVLVLVQKNPLIENPTIEDIEAYGVLAKVAMKIKLPNNNYKVKFNIVSRVKVKEYFLTDPYFVADYEEVQTIQGDVDEELTLVKMIAQELVNNPSQMLQNGSTVIEQIQNGLTSDKVADMIAYNLKIADQEKYKYLSELNLNVRLKLILEDIHKQAMIADLEQRINEDVKRSIDESQKEYYLREKMRAIQNELGDKAKKEDEIEELREQIKKAKMPKEIEEKALQELSRYQSTPSAMAESTIIKTYLDFLVALPWKKASKDLNDLEKVQQKLDENHYGLEKVKDRIIEYLAVKMMTGKNPQTILCLAGPPGVGKTSLATSIAESLGRKFVKQSLGGVKDESEIRGHRRTYVGAMPGRILKGMKDAGTVNPVFLLDEIDKMASDYKGDPASAMLEVLDPEQNSKFSDHYLEESYDLSQVLFITTANYLENVPAPLRDRMEIVELSSYTEHEKVEIARQHLLKKQLKAHGITEKEFTIDEESLYFIVRHYTREAGVRELNRYIGALIRKVVKEILMKKATSVGITRQNIENYIGKPRFVHNLADEKQQIGVATGLAYTAFGGDTLPVEVTYYKGKGQLVLTGKLGDVMKESAITALSFVKSHAAEFNIDSQIFNENDFHVHVPEGAIPKDGPSAGITMATAIMSAVSHKYVRKDLGMTGEITLRGYVLPIGGLKEKAIAAHRSGLNTILIPKDNVRDIEDIPEEVRNVLEIIPVENVNDVFGKAFV
- the tig gene encoding trigger factor, with product MKLEKISNNRVKVTFDVTPAEFEHGLDHAFDHAKETVEVKGFRKGHVPRNIFEQKFGVESLYEDALNHVIGHKFDEVLSNKEIEVVGQPQVVDLDFASIKREESFSFALEVAIKPEVELGQYKGLEVAKVDATVTDADVEKEVKALLEQNAVLEVKETGSLENGDTAIFDFEGFVDGEAFDGGKAENFSLEIGSGQFIPGFEEGMVGLEVGASKDVDVTFPTEYHAENLAGKKAVFKVTLHEIKVKKGAELTDEWVKTLNRPNVETVEALNAEIRKSLETNKAAQAKNQLIDEVIDKAVANAKVDVPKEMIDTEIDYFKQNVEAQAKQYQLDLDTFIQLSGLTKEIFEQQALEQATKRVNQSLVIEAVGKKEALKATEQELSERYESLANQYNMSLEEIKKYVTNDLVERDVVFQKAVDFMVDSAVQK
- a CDS encoding GNAT family N-acetyltransferase yields the protein MYKIIEVTNKRLGKKFTDFPNILYKNNENYVPALSADENTVFNPKKNPVHEYCESIRFLALDENNKIVGRIAGIINHKFNDAKNEKVLRFSRLDMIDDIKVTELLFDTVIKWGKAKGMSTIIGPIGFTDLDLQGLLVEGFNEFGSFITIYNDSYYMHHLERLGFVKDVDWLEKKIKWPTEVPEKIKKGAEIVQKRYGYRVVKPTSRKDALIKADIAFGVYNKAFNDLYGFFPISEKVKHYYLKQVALILQLDYIWFIYDKTDEIVGFGVMMPSLAAASKKNNGKLIPFGWLRILKALKKHDVIDFYFIAVDPKHQGKGVATLILNDGIIVGNKHNVKYAETGPELEENHAIHAQWKAFDVDEHKRRRCYKKAM
- a CDS encoding ABC transporter permease, producing the protein MKSYLKDVFRMIKKRSLLILSIALILALGVGFYIGISVTGYNMKQTGDTYYKESNLFDLNLKATSFPFFKSDIEKFQNETIEATGIFQLDFISEYEDVVTLIEINEVTKNDTVLLEGKVPGSKNEILLDNQYALVHNIKLNDSIKIKTKQMTFLGTDIVIFEEKEFKVSGFIHSALFINVDRGTTDLLDGKLSGYIYMPEGNLNEELFKPLGKFYTDIRLKYSNLTKEKSYENDYQLAINQYKEELEKQNKDDTYLVQPRTSKIIGYSAFYDDSDRITAIGTVFPLIFFLVAALVTFNSVTRMVDEERNQSGIYKSLGYSSNKIAMRFIPIPLLSLILGLIMGSILGYIILPKIIYDAYRILYEMPDIIISFEITFLVFPTIIAIFSSVVIAYIKGYTLAAVKTSELLRMKTPKAGKRILLEKVGFIWNRLSFLYKVSFRNLFRSKSRFLMMLLGLAGCMGLIMTGFSLRESVNAIPKKQFYEIEQYDFRINTLNVEESNLKNALNNKEYIDSYNPVYAFTTNFMTNQAINPVVIYVDLKAPTPDEKEVPLTEMITQNLTSQTNDEGIIITQKMANLLKLKVQDNFELTINNKVVSLKVKGISENYLYHYGFMSLDYYKEVTKETPLLNTIFIKIDDKFDNETVTKDLLNTPSVVSIARTKEMLELYEKQMESLNVVILVVIISAMLLATFVIVTLVSMTLAERSKELATLKVLGFYQKELVAYVIRENIITSLLSILVGSVFGYILSIYIIVSAEVDIVMFDRTVYLSSYLLSGGITFGLNLIINLLMSTRIGKIDMLTSLKSFD
- a CDS encoding ABC transporter ATP-binding protein, which encodes MAYIDAKEIKKSYKVGQIEINALNGVDFTINKGEFVVILGPSGAGKTTLLNILGGMDELTSGSIIIDEVIINKKKEKTLTQYRREDVGFVFQNYNLIQNLTALENVELATQISPNAKRPKDVLKIVGLSDRMNNFPAQLSGGEQQRVAIARAVAKNPKLLLCDEPTGALDTNTGKTVLLLLKQLAKEEQMTVIVITHNQVIAELADRVIRIVNGKVFSQVTQEPKDIKDIAW
- a CDS encoding NUDIX hydrolase, producing MTSNILNSYVPTNKQEAEDKEVMIKFLENNEDAFYRTNEKAHFTSSAIILNKDKTKVLFAYHLIFQSWSWLGGHCDGDSDFLRVAQKEALEESNLKNIKLLSEKPLMLDNIQVDDHYKSGKFIKKHIHMNLTYFFEADESEEIAIKPDENSDIKWIKIPDFLTQVREEKMLIIYQKAITVINRLKNKALEG
- a CDS encoding glycosyltransferase family 8 protein, whose protein sequence is MNTLNILFTLNKKYINLLFTCLLSIGKHHKNDQMHFHIVSNDIVEEDLEILKKELSGHYKYTFYSYTNDVLENAKTTYRYPQEIYYRLFAKCYLKDDVDRILYLDVDTIVIKNLRHLYKLNFEDKFFIGSTNIKKALTKFNNIKNKATYDSHYLNTGVLLINVEGLRKNQDIDLLNEYIIKHDKTLFLPDQDVLNALYGNKVKLVDHLLYNLSDRALMKHNFGKANKIDLDWVNKNSCIIHYYGKNKPWNEKYKGILSEYYFFYENYRKKLVETI